TTTTTAAGAAAAAATCTTTGAATGAATAAGGACTTAGATAGATTATCAAAGATAAAATCAAAACCATATAGGCTATATAAAGCCCCAAAATACCGATGAAATTTAGGATATAGTAGCCAAAAAATCCACCAATCCAGCCACCACCGAGCCTGCCCTTAAAAACCGAATACTCAAGTGACCAAGCAAGTTCATTTCTAATAAAATCTTTTGACAAAAGGCAAAGCGACAAGATATAAATACCATAAATCATAAAAATCGGCGCCATGTTTGCCCTATAGACTCCTTTATAAACCATAAAAAAGCTCACAAATAGGATCACTGGGAAAGCCAATGATAATTTGCCAAAGATTTTTTCAAAAACCATGCCAAGCTTATCACCCAATATACCCGTATTAGATGATAGGATAAAAATAAAAATAAGTACGCTTAAAACCATCATAGATATGGCAAAGGTCTGTAAATCAAATTTCTTTTCTCTAATTTTTTTCTGTTTCGTTTTGTTGGGAGACCTAGTATTAGACTTTTTTCTAATCCTCCCTTGGTTTTTGTTAGTCATATACACCTCACAATGATTATATTATAATTCAATAAGACTAGCAATTTTATAATATTTTCTAGACAAAAAATGTACCAAGGTTTTATGCCTTGATACATTTATAGGTCTTATTTATTATTTCTATATGGTGACTCGTCTACTGGCCAAGCTTCTCTTTTATCATTAGATTTGTGAGATTCTGGCTTTTCAAGTAGGGCTTTTCTAGAAAGATTTATCCTTCCTTGCCTATCTATCTCTGTCACCTTGACCCTAACAGTATCGCCAACTGCTAGCTCATCTTCAACCTTTTCTACCCTGCGGTGGTCGATTTGGCTGATGTGAAGGAGACCTTCCTTGCCTATGGCTATTTCTACAAAGGCACCAAAGTTCATTATCCTTACTACCTTGCCCTCATAGATATCGCCTGGTTTTGGATCAGTGACAATTGCCCTTATCATCTCTATAGCTTTTTTGCCGCTTTCGCCATTTTCACTTGCAACTGTGATATGTCCGTCATCTTCTGTTTCGATTTTTACACCTGTTGCATCGATGATTTTATTTATTGTCTTGCCGCCAGAACCTATGACATCTCTCACCTTTTCTGGATCTATATCTATAGTATATAATCTTGGGGCGTATTCTGATAGCTCTGCTCTTGGTTTATCAATTGCTGATTCTATAACATCTAGTATTCTAAATCTAGCATCTTTCGCATCCGCTAAAGACTCTTCTAGGACTTCTTTTGTTATACCTGATATTTTCATATCCATTTGTAGGGCTGTGATACCATCACGAGTACCTGCTACCTTGAAGTCCATATCTCCTAGATGGTCTTCTAAGCCTTGGATATCTGTTAGGATTGATATAGAATCATCTTCTTTTATAAGTCCCATTGCAATACCAGCAACTGGTTTTTTAATTGGTACACCTGCATCCATTAGTGAAAGGGTTGAACCACATATTGATGCTTGGGAGCTAGAACCATTTGAAGATAAAACTTCAGATACAACTCTGATTGTATATGGGAATTCACTCTCATCTGGCAAAACTGGAACTAGGGCTCTTTCAGCCAAGTGTCCGTGTCCTATTTCACGTCTGCCAGGTCCTCTGAGTGGTCTAACATCTCCAACACAGAATGGTGGGAAGTTATATTGGTGCATATATCTTTTTTGGACATCTTCTACATTTAGACCGTCAATTATTTGGCTATCAGCAGGTGAGCCTAGAGTTACTACAGATAGGACTTGGGTTTGTCCTCTTTGGAATAAACCTGATCCATGAACTCTTGGCAAAAGTCCTGCTTCTGCAGAAAGAGGTCTAATTTCTGTCATATCTCTGCCATCTGGTCTGATTTTGTCTATAGAAATCATACGTCTGACTTCTTTTTTCATAATATCGTCGATTTTTCTGTGGATTTCATCTTCACAGCCTTCAAAATCAGCCAAGAATTTTTCTTTGGCAGCTTCTTCGATATTAAATATATTTTCTTCTCTTTCGGTCTTGTCAGTTGTTCTGATTGAGTTTTTGATTTGGTCAGCAAAATTTTCTGCTATCAGTCTGTCAAGCTCGCTTTCTTCGTGCGCTTCAACTTCTTTTTTCTCCTTGCCAATCTCATCAATAATGCCTTGGATAAAATCAGAAATATCTCCTATTTCATCTAGGGCAAGAAGCATAGCTTCAAGCATTTCGCTTTCATCAAGCTCATTTGCTCCAGCTTCTACCATGTTTATAGCGCCTTTTTTGCCTGCTACTGTTAGGTCTAGGCTAGAGTTATTTCTGTCTTCTTCACTTGGATTTATGACAAGTTTGCCATCAACCTTGCCAACCATACAAGCTCCAACAGGACCGTCAAATGGTATATCAGATATACCTAGGGCAATAGATGCACCTATAGTTGTAAGTGGGTCTGGCAAATGGTCATGGTCCATAGATAAAACTGTAGCTATGACTTGTACGTCATTGTAATAATTTTCTGGGAAAAGTGGTCTTAGGGGTCTATCCATTTGTCTAGCTATGAGGGTTGCCTCATCGCTAGCCTTGCCTTCTCTCCTCAAAAATCCTCCAGGGATCTTGCCTACTGCATAAAGTTTTTCTTGGAAGTCACAAATTAGTGGAAAGAAATCTATTCCTTCTCTTGGTTTTTCACTTGCAACTGCAGTTACCAAAAGGCTAGTATCGCCACTTTGTATAAGGCAAGCACCATTAGCTTGTTCTGCAAATTTGCCTATGGTTACCTCTAATTCATATCCATTTTTTGATACATACTTATAATTTTTTACCATCATTTCTCCTAATATAAAATAAGGCGGGAAATCCCCGCCAATAATTAACCTCTTAGTCCAAGTCTTTCGACAATTGATCTATATCTATCAATGTCATTGTTCTTTAGATAAGTAAGCATGCCTCTTCTACGTCTGATCATTTTGTATAATCCACGTCTTGAAGAGTGATCTTTTTTATTATCTTTTAAGTGCTCTGTTAGGTTTGCTATCTTCTTTGATAGGATAGCGATTTGTACTTCTGGTGAACCAGTGTCTTTTTCATCTAATTGGTATTCTTTGATTATTGCTAATTTTTCTTCTTTGTTCATTTTTTCCTCCAAATATTTGATTCAGCCATACCATGTACTAGTCGAGGTTTCACATACCTAGCATGGCTATCCTTGTGTATTATACCTGCAAAATCTACTTTGTAAACTATTTTTCAATATTTTTTATATAGTCTAAGCCTCTTTTTTTGTCCTTATCCATTTGTTCGATAAGCTCTTCTGCACTAGAAAACTTATAATCACGCCTAAAAAATTCTATAAAGTCAACTGCTATATGTTCGCCATATATATTTCTATTAAAATCATAGATATAAGTTTCTATTTTTTTATCTTGGCTTGTTTCAAAAGTTGGGTTTGATCCTATGTTTGTAAGGGAATAGAAATACTCATCTTCAATCCTTACCCTTGTAAGATAAACCCCATCCCTTGGTATGACATAGGGATAGGATAGGTCTAGGTTGGCAGTTGGGAAATTTAATGTCCTGCCTCTTTTTTTGCCATCTACAACTTTACCTTTTATCCTATAATACCTACCTAAAAACTTATTTACTTGTGAAATCTCGCCTTCTTTTACAAGGCTTCTGAGGTGTTTGGATGAAATTTTATCCTTTTCATCTTCCATCTCAAAATCTACAACGTCTGTTGTAAATGAATAAATTTTTTCATATTCTTTTAATAACTTTATATCACCACTTGCCTTGTATCCAAAACGGTAGTCACTACCTACTACTATGATTTTAGCATTGAGTTTTTCTGCTATGATTTTTTCTACAAATTCTCTTGGAGAAAGCTCCATAAAGGACTTGTCAAAATTTATAAGGCAAAATGTTTTGATCCCCATCTCAGAGAGGATTTCGATCTTATCTTCTAGGCTTGATAGGTAGGCGTCATTATCCTTGACCTTGTTTTTGGTATTTTCTTTAAAGAGTAAGACTGATGGAGTAAAATTATATTTTTTTGATAATTCTATATTTCTTTTCATTAATTTTTGATGGCCCAAATGGACTCCATCAAAATATCCCAAAGCCACTACCTTTTTTTCTAGGTCAGGTAGGTCCAAATTTAAATCATATATTCTTATCATTTCTTTCATAAAAAACTTTCTCCATTTTTAGAAATATTTTTTCTTTTTCTCTATAGGAAATTCCTAGACCGACAAAATCACTTCCAGCGTAGACTCTTAGATCTTTGTCAATAAAATCGTCAATTTCTACTATCTG
This window of the Anaerococcus mediterraneensis genome carries:
- a CDS encoding polyribonucleotide nucleotidyltransferase; the encoded protein is MVKNYKYVSKNGYELEVTIGKFAEQANGACLIQSGDTSLLVTAVASEKPREGIDFFPLICDFQEKLYAVGKIPGGFLRREGKASDEATLIARQMDRPLRPLFPENYYNDVQVIATVLSMDHDHLPDPLTTIGASIALGISDIPFDGPVGACMVGKVDGKLVINPSEEDRNNSSLDLTVAGKKGAINMVEAGANELDESEMLEAMLLALDEIGDISDFIQGIIDEIGKEKKEVEAHEESELDRLIAENFADQIKNSIRTTDKTEREENIFNIEEAAKEKFLADFEGCEDEIHRKIDDIMKKEVRRMISIDKIRPDGRDMTEIRPLSAEAGLLPRVHGSGLFQRGQTQVLSVVTLGSPADSQIIDGLNVEDVQKRYMHQYNFPPFCVGDVRPLRGPGRREIGHGHLAERALVPVLPDESEFPYTIRVVSEVLSSNGSSSQASICGSTLSLMDAGVPIKKPVAGIAMGLIKEDDSISILTDIQGLEDHLGDMDFKVAGTRDGITALQMDMKISGITKEVLEESLADAKDARFRILDVIESAIDKPRAELSEYAPRLYTIDIDPEKVRDVIGSGGKTINKIIDATGVKIETEDDGHITVASENGESGKKAIEMIRAIVTDPKPGDIYEGKVVRIMNFGAFVEIAIGKEGLLHISQIDHRRVEKVEDELAVGDTVRVKVTEIDRQGRINLSRKALLEKPESHKSNDKREAWPVDESPYRNNK
- the rpsO gene encoding 30S ribosomal protein S15, whose amino-acid sequence is MNKEEKLAIIKEYQLDEKDTGSPEVQIAILSKKIANLTEHLKDNKKDHSSRRGLYKMIRRRRGMLTYLKNNDIDRYRSIVERLGLRG
- a CDS encoding bifunctional riboflavin kinase/FAD synthetase is translated as MKEMIRIYDLNLDLPDLEKKVVALGYFDGVHLGHQKLMKRNIELSKKYNFTPSVLLFKENTKNKVKDNDAYLSSLEDKIEILSEMGIKTFCLINFDKSFMELSPREFVEKIIAEKLNAKIIVVGSDYRFGYKASGDIKLLKEYEKIYSFTTDVVDFEMEDEKDKISSKHLRSLVKEGEISQVNKFLGRYYRIKGKVVDGKKRGRTLNFPTANLDLSYPYVIPRDGVYLTRVRIEDEYFYSLTNIGSNPTFETSQDKKIETYIYDFNRNIYGEHIAVDFIEFFRRDYKFSSAEELIEQMDKDKKRGLDYIKNIEK